In Ptiloglossa arizonensis isolate GNS036 chromosome 6, iyPtiAriz1_principal, whole genome shotgun sequence, a single window of DNA contains:
- the Lig gene encoding ubiquitin-associated protein-like lingerer isoform X2, with product MSSSNKSVSSGGKGTNKNKSSQQHGKSDHQTKSSDSTKHEKVQPNTVQTRHAQIIDTRMGSGEDPILKERIKQVMDMTRRSEDEVVMALHDSDGDLDRAVNDLLEGVKTEWEVKKKKPRQPSGSKQNMDTSAGQDEGGDWDERRNQRGGGPPRMRGRANHDNRGWRGRENKENERNMEDGVRDGSYSGNRRGRGGPGRPGRGGRGGGRGLGPRTFANRNDPSSTSSPHNFNRSIDTWTGNDDQQQTVQEPKMDAWNNLDSTEDWDNEEYTGSLADTKVFTPSTSIAEAPSSIEEPKTQDLQSVQSNQNVNLSLLQQEELPKLSEIPPIQQQTLIQQSQQQQPVLNLPTMQLSQQPNAISGGVLTAAQTQYLTQLTQQTSENLKAAGQTTFSSSISNQPQRQTKQRPRVPPPSKIPSSAVEMPGDAVNSGIGFLDVQFGALEFGSDSSSLDGSANEKFNSASSTIPGVDVSSATNVINTANTNKSLDIETTQTSTIPFSTTSQTLSNSDNLPVSSEHSINAQSFSARGSNTGQTLDITKQDFTSQVSPGNAPTYGTTTYQSQKSSFQAPAATPSTYNAYSTNAQSAQSSFQTASGTSTNSYSATATVSQASYNSSSSFPQSNTSTFSQASPSAPVSATSGYNQPTTSNQVYQSASGYVPATTSQYQAQSVATNTVSNSGTGYQTSGYQGSASFQSTPQAYQPSATFTSPITQTSGAYQSAAQSVYPSAYGTYATQPQTASHNHKLNSNTTKDSQYDSNTTTSNSSLATTTAPTLGLSSASVNSSQTKVTNSNAVPKSTSSGVVTGSSGTGNMTSGGAAGNMTPMLSHQYIMGQGVPYAFQQPMYSYEELQLMQQRLPHMPTTGYYDAALGYQTTGPATSLGGGRGDALSGVQGVQGVQGVQGAYTSISDARFARNDSNASPVPSTMSQQTATQHQQPMINPTLPPTYAYFAYGGGIMPGSFQYGTPTAIYPIATAGNAGTNSGAYSAKPGSYGSGYGAGASYDALASAGPSAEYKGAGSSYNSTQTGKTGTSTGNTNTGGSSATDISATMYAKSHVALSKVNSYDKQTFHSATPPPFGLTGSQNAGLPGAYGTPHLFIPTMPHQLHQPHHQDGSSSTGQRSNTSSQNKAQTKPGYSPSYWAGSN from the exons ATGAGTTCAAGCAACAAATCGGTGTCCTCCGGCGGGAAGGGCACCAACAAAAACAAATCTTCACAACAACATGGGAAATCAGATCATCAAACTAAATCATCGGATTCAACAAAACATGAAAAGGTACAG CCAAACACTGTTCAGACGCGGCATGCACAAATCATTGACACTAGAATGGGCAGTGGTGAAGATCCTATTTTGAAGGAACGTATAAAGCAGGTCATGGATATGACTAGACGCTCAGAAGATGAAGTTGTCATGGCTTTGCATGATAGTGATGGAGATTTAGACCGTGCTGTTAATGATCTTTTGGAAGGAGTAAAAACAGAATgggaagtaaaaaagaaaaagcctCGTCAACCTAGTGGTTCCAAACAAAATATGGATACTTCTGCTGGTCAGGATGAAGGTGGTGATTGGGATGAACGACGTAATCAACGGGGGGGTGGTCCTCCGCGTATGCGAGGACGTGCTAATCATGATAATCGTGGAT GGCGCGGTCGAGAAAATAAAGAGAATGAAAGGAATATGGAGGATGGTGTCCGTGATGGCAGCTATAGTGGTAACAGAAGAGGGAGAGGCGGTCCTGGTAGACCTGGTCGAGGAGGACGAGGTGGAGGGAGAGGACTTGGTCCACGAACATTTGCTAATCGTAATGATCCATCATCAACTTCATCGCCTCATAATTTTAATCGATCAATTGATACATGGACAGGTAATGATGATCAACAACAAACTGTTCAAGAACCAAAGATGG ATGCATGGAATAATTTGGATTCTACAGAAGACTGGGACAATGAAGAATATACAGGTTCATTGGCAGATACAAAAGTTTTTACACCAAGTACTTCCATAGCAGAAGCTCCATCCTCTATAGAAGAACCAAAAACTCAAGATCTGCAATCAGTGCAGTCTAATCAGAATGTAAATTTGTCGTTACTGCAACAGGAA GAATTACCAAAATTATCGGAAATACCTCCAATACAACAACAGACTTTAATTCAACaatctcaacaacaacaacctgTACTGAATTTACCAACGATGCAGCTTTCACAGCAACCAAATGCTATCAGTGGTGGAGTATTAACAGCTGCACAGACTCAATATTTAACACAACTTACCCAACAAACGAGTGAAAATTTAAAAGCTGCTGGACAAACAACATTTTCATCGTCGATATCCAACCag ccTCAAAGACAGACGAAACAACGTCCACGAGTACCACCGCCCTCAAAAATCCCATCTAGTGCTGTAGAAATGCCAGGTGATGCTGTAAATAGCGGCATTGGATTTCTAGATGTACAATTTGGTGCACTAGAGTTTGGTAGTGATTCAAGCTCTCTTGATGGTTCtgcaaatgaaaaattcaattcagcTAGTAGTACAATTCCTGGTGTAGATGTGTCTTCTGCCACGAATGTTATAAACACTGCCAATACAAATAAGTCTCTGGACATCGAAACAACACAAACGTCAACAATACCTTTCAGTACTACTTCTCAAACT TTATCAAATAGTGACAATTTACCAGTGTCAAGTGAACATTCGATAAACGCTCAAAGCTTTTCTGCTCGCGGTAGCAATACTGGACAAACTTTAGACATAACAAAACAAGATTTTACCTCGCAAGTCTCACCAGGAAATGCACCAACATATGGTACAACAACTTACCAGTCTCAAAAGTCATCATTTCAAGCACCTGCTGCAACGCCAAGCACTTATAATGCATATTCTACAAATGCTCAATCGGCTCAATCATCCTTCCAAACAGCATCAGGCACTAGTACCAACAGCTACTCTGCAACTGCGACAGTTTCGCAAGCAAGTTATAATTCTTCATCATCGTTTCCTCAATCTAATACATCAACCTTCAGTCAAGCTTCTCCTTCTGCGCCTGTATCTGCAACGTCAGGTTATAATCAACCAACAACTAGTAATCAG GTTTATCAATCTGCGAGCGGGTATGTACCTGCCACAACATCACAATACCAAGCACAGTCTGTAGCCACAAATACTGTATCAAACAGTGGTACAGGATATCAAACAAGTGGTTACCAGGGATCAGCTTCATTTCAATCGACGCCACAAGCTTACCAACCATCTGCTACATTTACTTCACCTATTACACAAACTTCTGGAGCTTACCAAAGCGCAGCACAATCT GTATATCCTAGTGCATACGGCACATACGCCACTCAACCACAAACGGCATCTCATAATCATAAATTAAACAGTAATACGACAAAAGATTCTCAATACGATAGTAACACGACGACATCCAATAGTTCTCTTGCAACTACTACGGCACCTACATTAGGTCTTAGCTCTGCCTCCGTAAATAGTTCGCAAACTAAAGTAACTAATTCTAATG CGGTACCAAAAAGTACATCAAGTGGTGTAGTAACAGGTAGTAGTGGAACTGGAAATATGACGAGTGGTGGTGCAGCTGGCAATATGACGCCAATGCTAAGTCATCAATATATTATGGGTCAAGGTGTACCTTATGCGTTTCAACAACCAATGTACAGTTATGAAGAATTGCAGCTTATGCAACAAAGATTACCACACATG CCAACTACTGGTTACTATGACGCGGCCTTGGGCTATCAGACAACCGGCCCTGCTACCAGTCTCGGTGGAGGACGAGGAGATGCACTTTCCGGTGTACAAGGTGTCCAAGGAGTACAGGGTGTACAGGGAGCCTATACCAGTATTAGTGATGCCAGGTTCGCCAGGAACGACAGCAATGCATCTCCAGTTCCGTCTACTATGTCGCAACAG ACTGCTACACAGCATCAGCAACCAATGATTAATCCTACACTTCCTCCAACATACGCATACTTTGCATATGGTGGTGGAATAATGCCAGGTAGTTTTCAATATGGAACTCCTACTGCTATTTATCCT ATAGCTACAGCTGGTAATGCGGGTACGAATAGCGGTGCATATAGTGCTAAACCTGGAAGTTATGGATCTGGTTATGGTGCTGGTGCAAGTTACGATGCCTTAGCATCTGCCGGTCCCTCTGCAGAATACAAAGGTGCAGGGAGCAGTTATAACAGTACACAAACTGGTAAAACAGGAACATCTACTGGAAATACTAATACTGGTGGATCATCTGCAACTGACATAAGCGCGACTATGTATGCAAAGAGTCATGTAGCGCTTAGTAAAGTAAAC tcCTATGACAAACAAACTTTTCACTCAGCAACTCCTCCACCATTTGGTCTTACTGGCAGTCAAAACGCTGGTTTGCCTGGTGCATATGGCACACCGCATTTGTTTATCCCAACTATGCCCCATCAATTGCATCAGCCACATCATCAAGATGGTAGTAGCAGCACAGGCCAAAGGTCCAATACAAGTTCCCAAAACAAAGCCCAAACAAAACCAGGATACAGTCCTAGTTATTGGGCTGGAAGCAATTAA
- the Lig gene encoding ubiquitin-associated protein-like lingerer isoform X5 encodes MSSSNKSVSSGGKGTNKNKSSQQHGKSDHQTKSSDSTKHEKVQPNTVQTRHAQIIDTRMGSGEDPILKERIKQVMDMTRRSEDEVVMALHDSDGDLDRAVNDLLEGVKTEWEVKKKKPRQPSGSKQNMDTSAGQDEGGDWDERRNQRGGGPPRMRGRANHDNRGWRGRENKENERNMEDGVRDGSYSGNRRGRGGPGRPGRGGRGGGRGLGPRTFANRNDPSSTSSPHNFNRSIDTWTGNDDQQQTVQEPKMEDWDNEEYTGSLADTKVFTPSTSIAEAPSSIEEPKTQDLQSVQSNQNVNLSLLQQEELPKLSEIPPIQQQTLIQQSQQQQPVLNLPTMQLSQQPNAISGGVLTAAQTQYLTQLTQQTSENLKAAGQTTFSSSISNQPQRQTKQRPRVPPPSKIPSSAVEMPGDAVNSGIGFLDVQFGALEFGSDSSSLDGSANEKFNSASSTIPGVDVSSATNVINTANTNKSLDIETTQTSTIPFSTTSQTLSNSDNLPVSSEHSINAQSFSARGSNTGQTLDITKQDFTSQVSPGNAPTYGTTTYQSQKSSFQAPAATPSTYNAYSTNAQSAQSSFQTASGTSTNSYSATATVSQASYNSSSSFPQSNTSTFSQASPSAPVSATSGYNQPTTSNQVYQSASGYVPATTSQYQAQSVATNTVSNSGTGYQTSGYQGSASFQSTPQAYQPSATFTSPITQTSGAYQSAAQSVYPSAYGTYATQPQTASHNHKLNSNTTKDSQYDSNTTTSNSSLATTTAPTLGLSSASVNSSQTKVTNSNAVPKSTSSGVVTGSSGTGNMTSGGAAGNMTPMLSHQYIMGQGVPYAFQQPMYSYEELQLMQQRLPHMPTTGYYDAALGYQTTGPATSLGGGRGDALSGVQGVQGVQGVQGAYTSISDARFARNDSNASPVPSTMSQQTATQHQQPMINPTLPPTYAYFAYGGGIMPGSFQYGTPTAIYPQIATAGNAGTNSGAYSAKPGSYGSGYGAGASYDALASAGPSAEYKGAGSSYNSTQTGKTGTSTGNTNTGGSSATDISATMYAKSHVALSKVNSYDKQTFHSATPPPFGLTGSQNAGLPGAYGTPHLFIPTMPHQLHQPHHQDGSSSTGQRSNTSSQNKAQTKPGYSPSYWAGSN; translated from the exons ATGAGTTCAAGCAACAAATCGGTGTCCTCCGGCGGGAAGGGCACCAACAAAAACAAATCTTCACAACAACATGGGAAATCAGATCATCAAACTAAATCATCGGATTCAACAAAACATGAAAAGGTACAG CCAAACACTGTTCAGACGCGGCATGCACAAATCATTGACACTAGAATGGGCAGTGGTGAAGATCCTATTTTGAAGGAACGTATAAAGCAGGTCATGGATATGACTAGACGCTCAGAAGATGAAGTTGTCATGGCTTTGCATGATAGTGATGGAGATTTAGACCGTGCTGTTAATGATCTTTTGGAAGGAGTAAAAACAGAATgggaagtaaaaaagaaaaagcctCGTCAACCTAGTGGTTCCAAACAAAATATGGATACTTCTGCTGGTCAGGATGAAGGTGGTGATTGGGATGAACGACGTAATCAACGGGGGGGTGGTCCTCCGCGTATGCGAGGACGTGCTAATCATGATAATCGTGGAT GGCGCGGTCGAGAAAATAAAGAGAATGAAAGGAATATGGAGGATGGTGTCCGTGATGGCAGCTATAGTGGTAACAGAAGAGGGAGAGGCGGTCCTGGTAGACCTGGTCGAGGAGGACGAGGTGGAGGGAGAGGACTTGGTCCACGAACATTTGCTAATCGTAATGATCCATCATCAACTTCATCGCCTCATAATTTTAATCGATCAATTGATACATGGACAGGTAATGATGATCAACAACAAACTGTTCAAGAACCAAAGATGG AAGACTGGGACAATGAAGAATATACAGGTTCATTGGCAGATACAAAAGTTTTTACACCAAGTACTTCCATAGCAGAAGCTCCATCCTCTATAGAAGAACCAAAAACTCAAGATCTGCAATCAGTGCAGTCTAATCAGAATGTAAATTTGTCGTTACTGCAACAGGAA GAATTACCAAAATTATCGGAAATACCTCCAATACAACAACAGACTTTAATTCAACaatctcaacaacaacaacctgTACTGAATTTACCAACGATGCAGCTTTCACAGCAACCAAATGCTATCAGTGGTGGAGTATTAACAGCTGCACAGACTCAATATTTAACACAACTTACCCAACAAACGAGTGAAAATTTAAAAGCTGCTGGACAAACAACATTTTCATCGTCGATATCCAACCag ccTCAAAGACAGACGAAACAACGTCCACGAGTACCACCGCCCTCAAAAATCCCATCTAGTGCTGTAGAAATGCCAGGTGATGCTGTAAATAGCGGCATTGGATTTCTAGATGTACAATTTGGTGCACTAGAGTTTGGTAGTGATTCAAGCTCTCTTGATGGTTCtgcaaatgaaaaattcaattcagcTAGTAGTACAATTCCTGGTGTAGATGTGTCTTCTGCCACGAATGTTATAAACACTGCCAATACAAATAAGTCTCTGGACATCGAAACAACACAAACGTCAACAATACCTTTCAGTACTACTTCTCAAACT TTATCAAATAGTGACAATTTACCAGTGTCAAGTGAACATTCGATAAACGCTCAAAGCTTTTCTGCTCGCGGTAGCAATACTGGACAAACTTTAGACATAACAAAACAAGATTTTACCTCGCAAGTCTCACCAGGAAATGCACCAACATATGGTACAACAACTTACCAGTCTCAAAAGTCATCATTTCAAGCACCTGCTGCAACGCCAAGCACTTATAATGCATATTCTACAAATGCTCAATCGGCTCAATCATCCTTCCAAACAGCATCAGGCACTAGTACCAACAGCTACTCTGCAACTGCGACAGTTTCGCAAGCAAGTTATAATTCTTCATCATCGTTTCCTCAATCTAATACATCAACCTTCAGTCAAGCTTCTCCTTCTGCGCCTGTATCTGCAACGTCAGGTTATAATCAACCAACAACTAGTAATCAG GTTTATCAATCTGCGAGCGGGTATGTACCTGCCACAACATCACAATACCAAGCACAGTCTGTAGCCACAAATACTGTATCAAACAGTGGTACAGGATATCAAACAAGTGGTTACCAGGGATCAGCTTCATTTCAATCGACGCCACAAGCTTACCAACCATCTGCTACATTTACTTCACCTATTACACAAACTTCTGGAGCTTACCAAAGCGCAGCACAATCT GTATATCCTAGTGCATACGGCACATACGCCACTCAACCACAAACGGCATCTCATAATCATAAATTAAACAGTAATACGACAAAAGATTCTCAATACGATAGTAACACGACGACATCCAATAGTTCTCTTGCAACTACTACGGCACCTACATTAGGTCTTAGCTCTGCCTCCGTAAATAGTTCGCAAACTAAAGTAACTAATTCTAATG CGGTACCAAAAAGTACATCAAGTGGTGTAGTAACAGGTAGTAGTGGAACTGGAAATATGACGAGTGGTGGTGCAGCTGGCAATATGACGCCAATGCTAAGTCATCAATATATTATGGGTCAAGGTGTACCTTATGCGTTTCAACAACCAATGTACAGTTATGAAGAATTGCAGCTTATGCAACAAAGATTACCACACATG CCAACTACTGGTTACTATGACGCGGCCTTGGGCTATCAGACAACCGGCCCTGCTACCAGTCTCGGTGGAGGACGAGGAGATGCACTTTCCGGTGTACAAGGTGTCCAAGGAGTACAGGGTGTACAGGGAGCCTATACCAGTATTAGTGATGCCAGGTTCGCCAGGAACGACAGCAATGCATCTCCAGTTCCGTCTACTATGTCGCAACAG ACTGCTACACAGCATCAGCAACCAATGATTAATCCTACACTTCCTCCAACATACGCATACTTTGCATATGGTGGTGGAATAATGCCAGGTAGTTTTCAATATGGAACTCCTACTGCTATTTATCCT CAGATAGCTACAGCTGGTAATGCGGGTACGAATAGCGGTGCATATAGTGCTAAACCTGGAAGTTATGGATCTGGTTATGGTGCTGGTGCAAGTTACGATGCCTTAGCATCTGCCGGTCCCTCTGCAGAATACAAAGGTGCAGGGAGCAGTTATAACAGTACACAAACTGGTAAAACAGGAACATCTACTGGAAATACTAATACTGGTGGATCATCTGCAACTGACATAAGCGCGACTATGTATGCAAAGAGTCATGTAGCGCTTAGTAAAGTAAAC tcCTATGACAAACAAACTTTTCACTCAGCAACTCCTCCACCATTTGGTCTTACTGGCAGTCAAAACGCTGGTTTGCCTGGTGCATATGGCACACCGCATTTGTTTATCCCAACTATGCCCCATCAATTGCATCAGCCACATCATCAAGATGGTAGTAGCAGCACAGGCCAAAGGTCCAATACAAGTTCCCAAAACAAAGCCCAAACAAAACCAGGATACAGTCCTAGTTATTGGGCTGGAAGCAATTAA
- the Lig gene encoding ubiquitin-associated protein-like lingerer isoform X6: MSSSNKSVSSGGKGTNKNKSSQQHGKSDHQTKSSDSTKHEKVQPNTVQTRHAQIIDTRMGSGEDPILKERIKQVMDMTRRSEDEVVMALHDSDGDLDRAVNDLLEGVKTEWEVKKKKPRQPSGSKQNMDTSAGQDEGGDWDERRNQRGGGPPRMRGRANHDNRGWRGRENKENERNMEDGVRDGSYSGNRRGRGGPGRPGRGGRGGGRGLGPRTFANRNDPSSTSSPHNFNRSIDTWTGNDDQQQTVQEPKMDAWNNLDSTEDWDNEEYTGSLADTKVFTPSTSIAEAPSSIEEPKTQDLQSVQSNQNVNLSLLQQEELPKLSEIPPIQQQTLIQQSQQQQPVLNLPTMQLSQQPNAISGGVLTAAQTQYLTQLTQQTSENLKAAGQTTFSSSISNQPQRQTKQRPRVPPPSKIPSSAVEMPGDAVNSGIGFLDVQFGALEFGSDSSSLDGSANEKFNSASSTIPGVDVSSATNVINTANTNKSLDIETTQTSTIPFSTTSQTLSNSDNLPVSSEHSINAQSFSARGSNTGQTLDITKQDFTSQVSPGNAPTYGTTTYQSQKSSFQAPAATPSTYNAYSTNAQSAQSSFQTASGTSTNSYSATATVSQASYNSSSSFPQSNTSTFSQASPSAPVSATSGYNQPTTSNQVYQSASGYVPATTSQYQAQSVATNTVSNSGTGYQTSGYQGSASFQSTPQAYQPSATFTSPITQTSGAYQSAAQSVYPSAYGTYATQPQTASHNHKLNSNTTKDSQYDSNTTTSNSSLATTTAPTLGLSSASVNSSQTKVTNSNAVPKSTSSGVVTGSSGTGNMTSGGAAGNMTPMLSHQYIMGQGVPYAFQQPMYSYEELQLMQQRLPHMTTGPATSLGGGRGDALSGVQGVQGVQGVQGAYTSISDARFARNDSNASPVPSTMSQQTATQHQQPMINPTLPPTYAYFAYGGGIMPGSFQYGTPTAIYPQIATAGNAGTNSGAYSAKPGSYGSGYGAGASYDALASAGPSAEYKGAGSSYNSTQTGKTGTSTGNTNTGGSSATDISATMYAKSHVALSKVNSYDKQTFHSATPPPFGLTGSQNAGLPGAYGTPHLFIPTMPHQLHQPHHQDGSSSTGQRSNTSSQNKAQTKPGYSPSYWAGSN, translated from the exons ATGAGTTCAAGCAACAAATCGGTGTCCTCCGGCGGGAAGGGCACCAACAAAAACAAATCTTCACAACAACATGGGAAATCAGATCATCAAACTAAATCATCGGATTCAACAAAACATGAAAAGGTACAG CCAAACACTGTTCAGACGCGGCATGCACAAATCATTGACACTAGAATGGGCAGTGGTGAAGATCCTATTTTGAAGGAACGTATAAAGCAGGTCATGGATATGACTAGACGCTCAGAAGATGAAGTTGTCATGGCTTTGCATGATAGTGATGGAGATTTAGACCGTGCTGTTAATGATCTTTTGGAAGGAGTAAAAACAGAATgggaagtaaaaaagaaaaagcctCGTCAACCTAGTGGTTCCAAACAAAATATGGATACTTCTGCTGGTCAGGATGAAGGTGGTGATTGGGATGAACGACGTAATCAACGGGGGGGTGGTCCTCCGCGTATGCGAGGACGTGCTAATCATGATAATCGTGGAT GGCGCGGTCGAGAAAATAAAGAGAATGAAAGGAATATGGAGGATGGTGTCCGTGATGGCAGCTATAGTGGTAACAGAAGAGGGAGAGGCGGTCCTGGTAGACCTGGTCGAGGAGGACGAGGTGGAGGGAGAGGACTTGGTCCACGAACATTTGCTAATCGTAATGATCCATCATCAACTTCATCGCCTCATAATTTTAATCGATCAATTGATACATGGACAGGTAATGATGATCAACAACAAACTGTTCAAGAACCAAAGATGG ATGCATGGAATAATTTGGATTCTACAGAAGACTGGGACAATGAAGAATATACAGGTTCATTGGCAGATACAAAAGTTTTTACACCAAGTACTTCCATAGCAGAAGCTCCATCCTCTATAGAAGAACCAAAAACTCAAGATCTGCAATCAGTGCAGTCTAATCAGAATGTAAATTTGTCGTTACTGCAACAGGAA GAATTACCAAAATTATCGGAAATACCTCCAATACAACAACAGACTTTAATTCAACaatctcaacaacaacaacctgTACTGAATTTACCAACGATGCAGCTTTCACAGCAACCAAATGCTATCAGTGGTGGAGTATTAACAGCTGCACAGACTCAATATTTAACACAACTTACCCAACAAACGAGTGAAAATTTAAAAGCTGCTGGACAAACAACATTTTCATCGTCGATATCCAACCag ccTCAAAGACAGACGAAACAACGTCCACGAGTACCACCGCCCTCAAAAATCCCATCTAGTGCTGTAGAAATGCCAGGTGATGCTGTAAATAGCGGCATTGGATTTCTAGATGTACAATTTGGTGCACTAGAGTTTGGTAGTGATTCAAGCTCTCTTGATGGTTCtgcaaatgaaaaattcaattcagcTAGTAGTACAATTCCTGGTGTAGATGTGTCTTCTGCCACGAATGTTATAAACACTGCCAATACAAATAAGTCTCTGGACATCGAAACAACACAAACGTCAACAATACCTTTCAGTACTACTTCTCAAACT TTATCAAATAGTGACAATTTACCAGTGTCAAGTGAACATTCGATAAACGCTCAAAGCTTTTCTGCTCGCGGTAGCAATACTGGACAAACTTTAGACATAACAAAACAAGATTTTACCTCGCAAGTCTCACCAGGAAATGCACCAACATATGGTACAACAACTTACCAGTCTCAAAAGTCATCATTTCAAGCACCTGCTGCAACGCCAAGCACTTATAATGCATATTCTACAAATGCTCAATCGGCTCAATCATCCTTCCAAACAGCATCAGGCACTAGTACCAACAGCTACTCTGCAACTGCGACAGTTTCGCAAGCAAGTTATAATTCTTCATCATCGTTTCCTCAATCTAATACATCAACCTTCAGTCAAGCTTCTCCTTCTGCGCCTGTATCTGCAACGTCAGGTTATAATCAACCAACAACTAGTAATCAG GTTTATCAATCTGCGAGCGGGTATGTACCTGCCACAACATCACAATACCAAGCACAGTCTGTAGCCACAAATACTGTATCAAACAGTGGTACAGGATATCAAACAAGTGGTTACCAGGGATCAGCTTCATTTCAATCGACGCCACAAGCTTACCAACCATCTGCTACATTTACTTCACCTATTACACAAACTTCTGGAGCTTACCAAAGCGCAGCACAATCT GTATATCCTAGTGCATACGGCACATACGCCACTCAACCACAAACGGCATCTCATAATCATAAATTAAACAGTAATACGACAAAAGATTCTCAATACGATAGTAACACGACGACATCCAATAGTTCTCTTGCAACTACTACGGCACCTACATTAGGTCTTAGCTCTGCCTCCGTAAATAGTTCGCAAACTAAAGTAACTAATTCTAATG CGGTACCAAAAAGTACATCAAGTGGTGTAGTAACAGGTAGTAGTGGAACTGGAAATATGACGAGTGGTGGTGCAGCTGGCAATATGACGCCAATGCTAAGTCATCAATATATTATGGGTCAAGGTGTACCTTATGCGTTTCAACAACCAATGTACAGTTATGAAGAATTGCAGCTTATGCAACAAAGATTACCACACATG ACAACCGGCCCTGCTACCAGTCTCGGTGGAGGACGAGGAGATGCACTTTCCGGTGTACAAGGTGTCCAAGGAGTACAGGGTGTACAGGGAGCCTATACCAGTATTAGTGATGCCAGGTTCGCCAGGAACGACAGCAATGCATCTCCAGTTCCGTCTACTATGTCGCAACAG ACTGCTACACAGCATCAGCAACCAATGATTAATCCTACACTTCCTCCAACATACGCATACTTTGCATATGGTGGTGGAATAATGCCAGGTAGTTTTCAATATGGAACTCCTACTGCTATTTATCCT CAGATAGCTACAGCTGGTAATGCGGGTACGAATAGCGGTGCATATAGTGCTAAACCTGGAAGTTATGGATCTGGTTATGGTGCTGGTGCAAGTTACGATGCCTTAGCATCTGCCGGTCCCTCTGCAGAATACAAAGGTGCAGGGAGCAGTTATAACAGTACACAAACTGGTAAAACAGGAACATCTACTGGAAATACTAATACTGGTGGATCATCTGCAACTGACATAAGCGCGACTATGTATGCAAAGAGTCATGTAGCGCTTAGTAAAGTAAAC tcCTATGACAAACAAACTTTTCACTCAGCAACTCCTCCACCATTTGGTCTTACTGGCAGTCAAAACGCTGGTTTGCCTGGTGCATATGGCACACCGCATTTGTTTATCCCAACTATGCCCCATCAATTGCATCAGCCACATCATCAAGATGGTAGTAGCAGCACAGGCCAAAGGTCCAATACAAGTTCCCAAAACAAAGCCCAAACAAAACCAGGATACAGTCCTAGTTATTGGGCTGGAAGCAATTAA